In one Chlamydiales bacterium STE3 genomic region, the following are encoded:
- a CDS encoding hypothetical protein (Product derived from UniProtKB/Swiss-Prot:O51266;Inner membrane protein BB_0250), with protein MWFCCMDNIFQYICENAHHAGMIMFVLLLLAGLNVPISEDIVLLTGGAIVSTCAPSQYLSIYLWVFLGCWISAWEAFWIGRLLGPKLYHISWFNWAITEQRISKLSYYYEKFGFFTFIIGRFIPGGIRNALFMTSGMSKMPFLVFIARDGIAALISTSIIFYIGYVFSQNYDLIILHFTAFSKIFLSCLLIMAFLITLGILIKKGLNRSNNI; from the coding sequence CTGTGGTTTTGTTGCATGGATAATATTTTTCAATATATTTGCGAAAATGCCCATCATGCAGGCATGATCATGTTTGTGCTACTGCTATTAGCTGGCTTAAACGTTCCCATAAGTGAAGATATTGTGCTTCTTACAGGTGGAGCTATAGTTTCTACTTGCGCTCCTAGTCAATACTTATCTATCTACTTATGGGTTTTTTTAGGATGCTGGATTTCTGCTTGGGAAGCTTTCTGGATTGGCCGTTTGCTTGGCCCAAAACTCTACCATATTAGTTGGTTCAATTGGGCAATTACAGAACAACGCATTTCCAAACTTAGCTATTACTATGAAAAATTTGGCTTTTTTACATTTATTATTGGACGTTTTATTCCCGGAGGCATTCGCAATGCATTGTTTATGACATCGGGAATGAGTAAAATGCCATTTTTGGTTTTTATCGCTCGAGACGGCATTGCTGCTCTTATTTCAACAAGTATTATATTTTATATTGGGTATGTGTTTAGCCAAAATTATGATTTGATTATACTTCATTTTACTGCCTTCAGTAAAATTTTCCTCTCTTGTTTACTAATAATGGCTTTTTTGATTACTTTGGGCATCCTGATCAAAAAAGGACTTAATCGTTCTAATAACATTTA
- a CDS encoding Tail-specific protease, producing the protein MRVFKLLLAFTFFASTLCAKLPDITPQDVTSKLNEIMKAHASYKTLNSVAVERALQNYLEELDPTKTYFIESDIQEWIHPNQELLGQLLEDYRKSDFKTFKAIHDKMTTTIQRRHELEKQVDMQNLPSHVKIEDFKDLKWAHDNQELLNRLASLKALQMESVSKLSDELKEKSQQRIAKRQAKFEEEILTNDAEQKERYILTNVLKATASALDSHTAYFTPDEAAQFMISVQQRLFGIGAQLRDDINGFTIVKIVEGGPASHNKELKVKDRIIAVNGEPVVGMDIVDAVDLIRGEENTPVTLTVIREVAENQEDKLDITLIRGEVVLKETRYESSIEPFGDGVIAYLKLHSFYQDPEHSSAEDLQKEIKKLKDQYNIKGIILDLRSNSGGMLSQAVNVTGLFISKGIVVSIKDDAGHIQHLRNLDSKVTWDGPLIILVNRASASASEIVAQTLQDYGRAIVVGDDHTYGKGSFQTFTLNGIKNAPVNPKGEYKVTRGRYYTVSGKTPQLTGVSSSIIIPGPLSESEIGEKFGKYPLENDFIKENFDDDLSDIPYLQRERIRLLYKFDLQKKLKTYLPYIEILKKNSTYRITMDQNYQNFLKEVKKNKDIESDSTEEFGQNDLQLQETMNVMRDLIFLLHH; encoded by the coding sequence ATGAGAGTGTTTAAATTACTTCTGGCTTTTACTTTTTTTGCTTCTACCCTCTGCGCAAAATTGCCTGACATTACCCCCCAAGACGTCACAAGCAAGCTTAACGAGATTATGAAAGCCCACGCTAGCTATAAAACACTTAACTCGGTTGCTGTTGAAAGAGCACTTCAAAATTACTTAGAGGAATTAGACCCAACGAAAACCTACTTTATTGAGTCTGATATCCAAGAATGGATACATCCCAATCAAGAATTGCTCGGTCAATTGTTAGAAGACTACCGTAAAAGTGACTTTAAAACTTTTAAAGCTATCCATGATAAGATGACCACCACGATCCAACGTAGGCATGAGCTTGAAAAACAAGTAGATATGCAAAACTTGCCTAGCCATGTTAAAATAGAGGATTTTAAAGATCTGAAATGGGCACACGATAACCAAGAGCTTCTCAACAGACTAGCCTCTTTAAAAGCACTGCAGATGGAATCTGTATCTAAGTTAAGTGATGAATTAAAAGAAAAATCCCAACAAAGAATCGCCAAACGACAAGCAAAATTTGAAGAAGAGATTCTTACTAACGATGCAGAACAGAAAGAGCGCTACATCCTAACAAATGTCTTAAAGGCAACTGCTTCAGCTCTAGATAGCCATACAGCCTACTTCACGCCGGATGAGGCCGCCCAATTTATGATTAGCGTTCAGCAAAGACTATTTGGGATTGGAGCACAACTGCGCGATGACATTAATGGCTTTACAATTGTAAAAATTGTAGAAGGCGGCCCTGCCTCACATAATAAAGAACTAAAAGTTAAGGATCGCATTATTGCAGTTAATGGAGAACCTGTTGTGGGCATGGATATTGTCGATGCGGTTGATCTAATACGCGGTGAGGAAAATACGCCCGTCACCCTCACAGTCATTAGAGAAGTAGCGGAAAATCAAGAAGACAAACTAGACATTACCCTTATTCGAGGTGAGGTTGTCTTAAAAGAAACGCGCTATGAGTCTTCCATCGAGCCTTTCGGCGATGGAGTGATTGCTTATTTAAAGCTTCATTCTTTTTACCAAGACCCCGAACACTCTTCCGCGGAAGATCTTCAGAAAGAAATTAAAAAATTAAAAGATCAATACAATATCAAAGGGATAATTCTCGATCTCAGAAGTAATTCAGGTGGAATGTTATCTCAAGCCGTTAATGTCACAGGGCTCTTTATTTCAAAAGGCATTGTCGTTTCTATCAAGGATGATGCTGGCCATATTCAGCATCTTAGAAATCTAGATTCTAAAGTAACTTGGGATGGCCCACTGATTATTCTTGTTAATCGAGCTTCTGCTTCCGCATCAGAAATTGTCGCCCAGACACTTCAAGATTACGGGAGAGCAATAGTGGTGGGTGACGATCATACCTATGGAAAAGGTTCCTTTCAGACGTTTACCTTAAATGGCATTAAAAATGCCCCTGTTAACCCAAAGGGAGAGTATAAGGTCACAAGAGGCCGTTATTACACAGTGTCAGGAAAAACACCACAGCTAACAGGTGTGAGCTCAAGCATTATTATTCCCGGTCCTTTGTCAGAATCGGAAATTGGAGAAAAATTTGGGAAATATCCTCTAGAAAATGATTTTATAAAAGAAAATTTTGATGACGATCTCTCCGACATTCCCTACCTTCAAAGAGAACGTATTCGTTTACTTTACAAGTTCGATTTACAGAAAAAACTTAAAACGTATTTACCTTATATAGAGATTTTAAAGAAAAATTCTACCTACCGCATTACAATGGATCAGAACTATCAAAATTTTCTTAAAGAGGTGAAGAAGAATAAGGACATTGAATCCGATAGCACTGAGGAGTTTGGGCAAAATGATCTTCAACTTCAAGAAACGATGAACGTGATGAGAGATCTTATCTTCCTGTTGCATCATTAA
- a CDS encoding Glutamate--tRNA ligase (Product derived from UniProtKB/Swiss-Prot:Q6MEN1;Gene name derived from UniProtKB/Swiss-Prot:Q6MEN1;EC number derived from UniProtKB/Swiss-Prot:Q6MEN1) has protein sequence MTVRVRIAPSPTGDPHVGTAYMALFNMIFARHHKGKFILRIEDTDRSRSRDEYEENIYKALSWCGITWDEGPDIGGPFGPYRQSERFDLYKKHAFELLEKGKAYKCFCSAQDLEEMRLVAAKQGGRQGYDRRCRNLSPQEIAEKEAAGLPYVIRLKAPLTGECVYEDAIKGRITAPWADVDDQILLKSDGFPTYHLANIVDDHLMEITHVIRGDEWMSSTPKHVLLYQSFGWKAPTFMHMPLLLGTDGKKLSKRKNPTSIFYYRDSGYLSEAFLNFLTLMGYSMPGDREIYPLEQIIAEFDVKRIGVSGAVFDVQKLDWINQQYLIKNIPENQLWERLKQWAFNDSFMQQLMPLIHSRIKTFGDFMDLCQFLFVNHLHYTKELFQTKETTFEQSAMILQSLIWHMDENENWQSQGLNKASREVAEIFGVNHKKTVMLLLFASLTGKLQGPPLFDSVDLLGKDRTRARLLKSIEFLGGISNKKLDLMKKSWSKRDCKNLIQSEPVKTPI, from the coding sequence ATGACAGTACGCGTACGAATAGCACCTTCTCCAACAGGGGACCCTCATGTTGGCACTGCCTATATGGCACTTTTTAACATGATTTTTGCTCGGCACCATAAAGGGAAATTCATTTTAAGAATTGAAGACACAGATCGCTCTAGAAGCCGTGATGAATACGAGGAAAACATTTACAAGGCCCTTTCTTGGTGCGGAATTACTTGGGATGAGGGGCCAGATATAGGAGGTCCTTTTGGACCATACAGGCAATCTGAGCGCTTTGATCTTTATAAAAAGCATGCTTTTGAACTATTGGAAAAAGGCAAAGCATACAAATGCTTTTGTAGTGCTCAAGACCTTGAAGAAATGCGCCTTGTGGCTGCTAAACAAGGTGGAAGACAAGGATATGACCGTCGCTGTCGTAATTTAAGCCCACAGGAAATAGCCGAAAAGGAAGCAGCTGGTCTACCTTACGTTATTCGACTTAAAGCCCCTCTAACAGGCGAATGCGTTTATGAAGACGCAATTAAAGGCCGCATCACCGCACCTTGGGCAGATGTGGATGATCAAATTTTATTAAAATCTGATGGCTTTCCAACCTATCACCTTGCCAATATTGTCGATGACCACTTAATGGAAATTACCCACGTCATCCGGGGTGATGAGTGGATGAGCTCCACTCCTAAACACGTTTTACTTTACCAATCCTTTGGCTGGAAAGCTCCTACATTCATGCATATGCCGCTTCTTCTCGGAACTGACGGGAAAAAACTTTCTAAGAGAAAAAATCCAACTTCCATTTTTTACTATAGAGATAGCGGGTACTTATCCGAAGCATTCCTTAACTTTCTCACCCTAATGGGCTATAGTATGCCAGGTGATAGAGAAATATATCCTTTAGAACAAATCATTGCTGAATTTGATGTTAAACGCATTGGAGTATCGGGAGCAGTTTTTGATGTTCAAAAGCTTGATTGGATCAATCAACAGTACCTTATAAAAAATATTCCCGAAAACCAACTATGGGAACGCTTGAAACAATGGGCATTTAATGATTCTTTTATGCAACAACTCATGCCCCTTATCCATTCAAGAATCAAAACTTTTGGTGATTTTATGGATCTTTGCCAATTTCTCTTTGTCAACCATCTTCACTACACCAAAGAGCTTTTTCAAACGAAAGAAACAACCTTCGAGCAATCTGCAATGATTCTTCAATCTTTGATCTGGCATATGGATGAAAATGAAAATTGGCAAAGTCAAGGCCTGAACAAGGCGTCAAGAGAAGTAGCAGAAATATTTGGAGTCAACCATAAAAAGACTGTCATGTTACTTTTATTTGCATCACTGACAGGTAAATTACAAGGCCCTCCTCTTTTTGATTCAGTTGATCTTCTAGGTAAGGATAGAACAAGAGCAAGGCTTCTAAAAAGCATCGAATTCTTAGGTGGTATCTCCAATAAGAAGCTAGATCTAATGAAAAAAAGTTGGTCTAAGCGTGACTGTAAAAACCTTATTCAATCGGAACCTGTAAAAACTCCTATATAG